Proteins encoded in a region of the Triticum dicoccoides isolate Atlit2015 ecotype Zavitan chromosome 3A, WEW_v2.0, whole genome shotgun sequence genome:
- the LOC119271298 gene encoding uncharacterized protein LOC119271298 translates to MRTEMVIRMQASSDKGQHSKAMKIAAAIDGVESVTLAGEGRNLLRVVGEGVDSNHLTSRLRRKVGHADIVELRTLQAGRGYASATNAAAGAGYHSSQAAGAGERGDAAAYGGYNSYTTAGYLPVAADQYHRQQQQPSYEYEYYPPAPYPATVVHHEYTTGDPTGCSIM, encoded by the exons ATGAGG ACGGAGATGGTGATCAGGATGCAGGCGAGCTCCGACAAGGGCCAGCACTCCAAGGCCATGAAGATCGCGGCGGCAATCGACG GAGTGGAGTCGGTGACGCTGGCGGGGGAGGGGCGGAACCTGCTGCGGGTGGTCGGCGAGGGCGTCGACTCCAACCACCTCACCAGCAGGCTGCGGCGGAAGGTGGGCCACGCCGACATCGTCGAGCTGCGCACCCTGCAGGCGGGCCGCGGCTACGCGAGCGCCACCAACGCTGCCGCCGGAGCCGGCTACCACTCTTCGCAGGCCGCGGGCGCGGGCGAACGCGGGGACGCTGCCGCCTATGGGGGGTACAACAGTTACACTACGGCCGGCTACTTGCCGGTGGCCGCCGATCAGTACCACCGCCAGCAGCAGCAGCCGTCGTACGAGTACGAGTACTACCCGCCGGCGCCGTACCCTGCCACCGTCGTCCACCACGAGTACACGACCGGCGATCCGACCGGCTGCTCCATCATGTAG